One stretch of Candidatus Nitrosotenuis cloacae DNA includes these proteins:
- the rplX gene encoding 50S ribosomal protein L24: MKPTTIRNRTIYQAAVTTRSKLMCSHLSKDLQQKYHRRSVRVTEGDTVKVLRGEFKGVSGKITRVSTLRNGIAIEGIKKEKLKGGNLDIFIHTSNVLVTDLNTEDKWRINKVEGKNPKPVKESKPKETPKPAPKKEAKPAEKKETKKETSKETKAAKNPKKETK, translated from the coding sequence ATGAAGCCAACAACAATTAGAAATCGAACCATCTACCAGGCGGCAGTCACAACTCGAAGCAAGCTCATGTGCAGTCACCTATCAAAAGACTTGCAGCAAAAATATCACAGAAGAAGTGTTCGAGTAACTGAAGGTGACACAGTCAAAGTATTGCGAGGCGAATTCAAAGGAGTCTCTGGTAAGATAACACGTGTTTCTACTCTACGAAACGGAATTGCTATTGAAGGAATCAAAAAAGAAAAACTAAAGGGCGGAAACTTGGATATATTCATTCACACCTCAAATGTTTTGGTAACTGATCTAAACACCGAAGACAAATGGCGCATAAACAAAGTTGAAGGCAAAAATCCAAAACCAGTCAAGGAATCAAAACCAAAAGAGACACCAAAACCAGCACCAAAAAAAGAAGCAAAGCCAGCAGAGAAAAAAGAGACCAAAAAAGAAACTAGCAAAGAAACAAAAGCAGCAAAAAATCCAAAAAAGGAGACTAAGTAA
- a CDS encoding 50S ribosomal protein L14 — protein MSGTKSRAVSAKGVTEFRPYVTRALPLGARITCADNTGAKILEIIMVKRAKTRTSRYPSAAVGDFVNVVVKKGPAELRKQIFGAVIIRQKYPIRRLNGVRVAFEDNAAVLVTPEGEIKGTDIKGPVAAEASEKWPRVANLASMVV, from the coding sequence ATGTCTGGCACAAAAAGTCGTGCAGTATCTGCCAAAGGCGTAACTGAGTTTAGACCATATGTTACACGTGCGCTACCACTAGGTGCTCGAATCACATGTGCAGATAACACTGGCGCAAAAATTCTTGAAATTATAATGGTAAAGAGAGCAAAAACAAGAACCTCACGATATCCATCTGCAGCGGTTGGCGACTTTGTCAACGTTGTAGTAAAGAAAGGACCTGCAGAGCTAAGAAAGCAGATCTTTGGCGCAGTCATCATACGACAAAAATATCCAATTAGAAGATTAAACGGAGTTCGCGTTGCATTTGAGGATAATGCAGCAGTCCTAGTTACTCCAGAAGGAGAAATTAAAGGAACTGACATCAAAGGACCAGTAGCTGCAGAGGCATCCGAGAAATGGCCAAGAGTTGCAAACTTGGCATCAATGGTGGTATAA
- the rpsQ gene encoding 30S ribosomal protein S17 — MKEQKQSYKGIVMDNGEHLSVRGKLFEGKVVSAKNKNTVVIQKESPLYITKTKRYARSKSTIHAYKLAKQEIKEGDIVVAAECRPIAKSVSFVIVEVKS; from the coding sequence ATGAAAGAGCAAAAACAATCCTACAAGGGAATAGTAATGGATAATGGAGAACACCTAAGTGTACGTGGCAAACTCTTTGAAGGCAAAGTAGTCAGCGCCAAGAACAAAAACACTGTGGTAATCCAAAAGGAAAGCCCTCTATACATCACCAAGACAAAGCGATACGCAAGAAGCAAGAGCACAATTCATGCTTACAAGCTAGCAAAGCAAGAGATCAAAGAAGGTGACATTGTAGTTGCTGCAGAGTGCAGACCAATTGCAAAGTCAGTTTCATTTGTAATAGTGGAGGTCAAGTCATAA
- a CDS encoding ribonuclease P protein component 1 — MMALNSEFIGMQTSIVDSTNKSLVGMSGKITHETKSTFTISTNHGSKVIPKQHTSWKFANDQVINGDLIAKRPEDRIKVKA, encoded by the coding sequence ATGATGGCACTAAACTCTGAATTTATCGGAATGCAAACCAGCATAGTTGACTCTACAAACAAGTCTTTGGTTGGTATGAGCGGTAAGATCACTCACGAGACAAAATCTACATTTACAATTAGTACAAACCATGGCTCCAAAGTCATACCAAAGCAGCACACCTCTTGGAAGTTTGCAAACGATCAAGTCATTAATGGTGATTTGATAGCAAAAAGACCAGAGGACAGAATAAAGGTGAAAGCATGA
- the rpmC gene encoding 50S ribosomal protein L29: MAQLKMKSIRELNEIDLKSRLEQSRVELAKMRTDAAKGTLRKESGKIRSLRKEIARILTRLNEMKKQ; encoded by the coding sequence ATGGCCCAATTAAAAATGAAATCCATTCGAGAGCTAAACGAGATTGACCTCAAGTCCAGACTAGAACAATCACGAGTCGAGCTTGCAAAGATGAGAACCGACGCAGCAAAAGGCACACTGCGAAAGGAGAGCGGCAAAATCCGTTCACTACGAAAGGAAATCGCTCGAATCCTCACAAGACTAAACGAGATGAAAAAACAATGA
- a CDS encoding 30S ribosomal protein S3: MSAVKNVIKDNYNMMLLKDYLKEAIKEAGFSHVEISKTPTGTRVVLHVTRPGIVIGRKGTGIRELTEKLEKDFGLKSPQIAVNEITQPELTSNVMCNRVAQLIERGTAFRRATMWTLQQIMNAGAMGVQITVSGKLRGDRSSFEKHSLGILPRAGHHASIIVDEATAHIPTAMGYIGVRIRIARKERYVPEFELKGKKETREEKEIRLAKEESERIARTESEQVKLDQEKIEQMDIMDEVEEKLK; encoded by the coding sequence ATGTCCGCAGTCAAAAACGTAATCAAAGACAATTACAACATGATGCTTCTCAAGGATTATCTCAAAGAAGCAATCAAAGAGGCTGGATTCTCACACGTTGAAATCTCAAAGACTCCAACTGGAACTAGAGTAGTACTACATGTAACCAGACCTGGAATTGTAATTGGAAGAAAGGGAACTGGAATCCGAGAATTAACCGAAAAACTCGAAAAAGACTTCGGATTAAAGAGCCCACAAATTGCAGTAAACGAAATCACACAACCAGAGCTTACCTCAAATGTAATGTGCAATAGAGTTGCACAGCTAATCGAGCGAGGAACCGCATTTAGACGAGCAACCATGTGGACACTACAGCAAATCATGAATGCTGGAGCAATGGGCGTTCAAATCACAGTTTCTGGCAAGCTAAGGGGAGATCGTTCTTCATTTGAAAAACACTCACTAGGAATCTTGCCACGTGCAGGACACCATGCAAGCATCATAGTCGATGAGGCAACCGCACACATCCCAACAGCAATGGGCTACATTGGTGTTAGAATTAGAATTGCAAGAAAGGAAAGATACGTTCCAGAATTTGAATTAAAGGGCAAAAAAGAGACTAGAGAAGAAAAAGAAATACGTCTTGCAAAAGAGGAATCAGAACGAATTGCAAGAACAGAGAGCGAGCAAGTAAAACTAGACCAAGAAAAAATTGAACAAATGGACATCATGGATGAGGTAGAGGAGAAACTAAAGTAA
- a CDS encoding 50S ribosomal protein L22, with amino-acid sequence MPQFGYAFQNFDATKHVRASVREKDISHKHAREVAKMIKGMSIEKARDALQEVIAVKRAVPFRRYNNEVGHRSDTGVMSGRYPRKAAQEFIRLLDNLEANAEYKGMDLDRLKIVSANTHKGVLIKRFTPRAQGRATPKNNVLTHVELVAQEV; translated from the coding sequence ATGCCGCAATTTGGTTACGCATTTCAAAACTTTGACGCAACAAAACACGTCAGAGCATCAGTTCGAGAAAAAGACATCTCACACAAGCACGCCCGTGAAGTAGCCAAAATGATCAAAGGCATGTCAATCGAAAAGGCACGCGATGCACTACAAGAAGTAATTGCAGTAAAACGTGCAGTTCCATTTAGAAGATACAACAATGAAGTTGGTCACCGCTCAGACACCGGTGTAATGTCTGGCAGATACCCAAGAAAGGCAGCACAAGAATTCATCCGACTATTAGATAATTTGGAAGCAAATGCAGAGTACAAGGGAATGGACTTGGATAGACTAAAGATAGTTTCAGCAAACACACACAAGGGAGTTTTGATAAAACGATTCACACCTCGTGCACAAGGACGAGCAACTCCAAAGAACAATGTCCTAACACATGTAGAGCTGGTGGCTCAGGAAGTATAG
- a CDS encoding 30S ribosomal protein S19 yields MVKEFDYRGIPLDQLQNMSLEKLFEIFPARARRSLTRGITDGKRKLIEEIKLEKAGKSKNPIKTHIRDLIVLPYMVGVTVNVFSGKEFIPVTITPQMIGHYVGEYVRTNKRVVHGAPGVGASRSSLYVPLK; encoded by the coding sequence ATGGTTAAAGAATTTGATTATAGGGGTATTCCACTGGATCAGCTCCAAAACATGTCGCTAGAAAAATTATTTGAGATCTTCCCAGCACGCGCAAGACGATCCCTTACTAGAGGAATCACCGATGGCAAAAGAAAGCTAATCGAAGAAATCAAACTCGAAAAAGCAGGAAAATCAAAAAATCCAATCAAGACACACATTCGAGACCTTATAGTACTACCATACATGGTAGGTGTTACAGTTAACGTATTTTCTGGAAAAGAATTCATTCCAGTTACAATCACACCACAAATGATTGGCCATTATGTTGGCGAATATGTTAGAACAAACAAACGAGTTGTTCATGGTGCACCAGGAGTCGGAGCATCAAGATCAAGTCTGTATGTGCCATTAAAGTGA
- the rplW gene encoding 50S ribosomal protein L23, with amino-acid sequence MNTTQATKIVLRPYVTEKTFSLIEKDQRICFIVDRDASKASIKEAIKTLYEENAIDINTARTISGKKAFVKFETVEKARDLATKIGML; translated from the coding sequence TTGAATACCACACAAGCAACAAAAATAGTACTTAGACCATACGTCACAGAAAAAACATTCTCACTAATTGAAAAAGATCAAAGAATTTGCTTTATCGTAGATAGAGACGCAAGCAAGGCATCAATCAAAGAAGCAATCAAAACATTATACGAAGAAAATGCAATTGATATCAACACTGCTAGAACAATTTCCGGCAAAAAAGCATTTGTCAAGTTTGAAACAGTCGAAAAAGCAAGAGACCTTGCAACAAAGATAGGAATGCTATAA
- the rplD gene encoding 50S ribosomal protein L4 translates to MKAQTLSLTGTKQDEIELPKVFSTPVNENLIHRAYVNLDSHHYQRQGRMPSAGQNTVAASNDPPTGHGAARLARIRGGGPRRGQAAKVAMTRGGRQAHPPTSQKIVYKKLNKQENRLALCSAIAATTSKDLVSSRGHIIDGIQSFPVIVSDDIEKISKAKEISKIFDALKLSGDIARLEKRKARSGRAVIRGRKTKIGKSILFVTKDAKTLTKACGSFPGVDVRTVNDLSVLDLAPGSNLVRLTVYTKSAISEIGNLKSRHLELMEAMN, encoded by the coding sequence ATGAAAGCTCAAACATTATCACTAACTGGAACAAAGCAAGATGAAATTGAACTACCAAAGGTGTTCTCAACTCCTGTAAATGAAAACCTGATTCACCGAGCATATGTCAATTTAGATTCTCACCACTATCAAAGACAAGGAAGAATGCCATCTGCTGGACAAAACACAGTTGCAGCATCCAATGATCCACCAACAGGACATGGTGCAGCAAGACTCGCAAGAATTCGAGGTGGTGGTCCAAGAAGAGGCCAAGCTGCAAAGGTAGCAATGACTCGAGGCGGAAGACAAGCACATCCACCAACATCTCAAAAAATAGTATACAAAAAACTAAACAAACAAGAAAACCGATTGGCACTGTGCTCTGCGATTGCAGCCACAACCTCAAAAGACCTGGTCTCCTCAAGAGGCCACATCATTGATGGCATCCAATCATTCCCAGTTATAGTATCTGATGATATTGAAAAAATTTCAAAAGCAAAGGAGATCTCCAAGATCTTTGATGCACTAAAACTCTCTGGCGATATTGCAAGACTAGAAAAAAGAAAGGCACGTTCCGGCAGAGCAGTCATTAGGGGAAGAAAGACAAAGATTGGCAAATCCATCTTATTTGTAACCAAAGACGCAAAGACTCTGACAAAAGCATGCGGCTCATTCCCAGGAGTTGATGTTAGAACAGTAAATGATCTCTCTGTTTTGGATTTAGCTCCAGGCTCTAACCTAGTTAGACTAACCGTATACACAAAGTCAGCAATAAGTGAAATTGGCAATCTCAAGTCACGCCACTTGGAACTAATGGAGGCAATGAATTGA
- a CDS encoding 50S ribosomal protein L3, with the protein MGHRKHSQPRRGSLAYLPRGRAKSMEPRIRTWPEITAEQPKLLGYAGFKVGCIQVVSIDDREKTPNHGKQLVSLGTVVATPPVSVIGIRGYYEDIDGSHALFDVYSSDMPKEVSRLFTIKPKEGTLEKAEKLLNRTSELFAVVAVLPNNAGISQKKPYVFEVAVKGGDLKKQFDFLKGLFGKQVKIEEVFELGSSVDVASITKGKGWEGPITRWGVKKKQHKSRKSVRALGTLGPISPSSIMYTVPRAGQRGFHQRVEYNKRIMIMSNTEKTDFKINPSGGYKHYGFVNGDFVVLKGSIPGTYRRMVKLRTQIRNVPNKVLKPNILEIVV; encoded by the coding sequence ATGGGTCATAGAAAACACAGCCAGCCACGTCGTGGTAGTCTTGCGTATCTGCCTAGAGGACGTGCCAAAAGCATGGAGCCAAGAATTAGAACTTGGCCAGAAATTACTGCCGAGCAGCCAAAGCTGTTGGGGTATGCCGGATTCAAAGTCGGATGCATCCAAGTAGTCAGCATCGATGATCGAGAGAAAACACCAAACCATGGAAAACAACTAGTCAGTCTTGGAACCGTAGTTGCAACACCGCCAGTCTCTGTAATTGGAATTCGTGGATACTACGAGGACATTGATGGCTCACATGCGCTCTTTGATGTTTATTCCAGTGACATGCCAAAAGAAGTATCTAGATTATTTACAATTAAACCAAAAGAAGGAACACTAGAAAAAGCAGAAAAACTACTAAACCGCACAAGCGAGTTATTTGCAGTAGTTGCCGTACTGCCAAACAATGCAGGTATCTCACAAAAGAAACCATACGTCTTTGAAGTAGCAGTAAAAGGCGGTGATCTCAAAAAACAATTTGATTTTCTCAAAGGATTATTTGGAAAACAAGTCAAAATAGAAGAAGTCTTTGAGCTTGGCTCAAGTGTTGATGTTGCATCCATCACAAAAGGAAAAGGTTGGGAAGGACCAATCACAAGGTGGGGTGTAAAGAAAAAGCAACACAAATCAAGAAAATCAGTCAGGGCACTTGGAACACTGGGACCAATTTCACCATCCAGCATCATGTACACTGTACCTCGTGCAGGTCAGCGTGGATTCCATCAAAGGGTCGAATACAACAAAAGAATCATGATCATGAGCAACACCGAAAAAACAGATTTCAAAATTAACCCATCTGGCGGATACAAGCATTATGGATTTGTAAACGGCGACTTTGTAGTTCTCAAAGGATCAATTCCTGGAACATACAGAAGAATGGTAAAGCTAAGAACACAAATCAGAAACGTTCCAAACAAAGTTCTCAAGCCAAACATATTGGAGATTGTAGTATGA
- a CDS encoding putative RNA uridine N3 methyltransferase has product MNISVAIPDSCLQDESTKLDKSRKISIIARACAIFGVQTIFIYDEGQGNTSDRFLLATILRYLETPQYLRKTIFPKMDDLRYAGVMHPLQTPHHSLSSNPKNLKPGDIREGAIVFYKGKKFLDIGIHQMLPYFGKEWDKKRVTIQIKTVDPITFKEISENEIKQYWGYKVKERPSLLNILEEWKGQIILTSRKGKEITNKQLQEYGHTDKPLLVVFGAPDRGLYDILGKKINQVPNAKVFNFFPNQATDTVRMEESLLGILSVLNMAHAG; this is encoded by the coding sequence TTGAATATCTCTGTAGCAATACCAGATTCTTGTCTTCAAGACGAATCAACCAAACTAGACAAGTCTCGAAAAATCTCAATTATTGCAAGGGCTTGTGCTATTTTTGGTGTCCAAACCATCTTCATTTATGATGAGGGCCAAGGAAACACATCTGATAGATTTCTACTTGCAACCATACTGAGATATTTGGAAACTCCACAATATCTGCGCAAAACAATCTTTCCAAAGATGGACGATCTGAGATATGCCGGAGTAATGCATCCGCTACAAACCCCGCACCATTCTTTATCATCAAATCCAAAAAATCTCAAACCTGGTGATATCCGAGAGGGTGCAATTGTGTTCTACAAGGGCAAAAAATTCCTAGACATTGGAATACACCAAATGCTTCCATACTTTGGAAAAGAATGGGACAAAAAACGAGTTACAATCCAAATCAAAACCGTCGATCCTATCACCTTCAAGGAAATATCTGAAAACGAAATAAAGCAATATTGGGGCTACAAGGTAAAAGAGCGTCCTAGTCTTCTCAATATTCTGGAGGAATGGAAGGGACAGATCATACTGACATCAAGAAAAGGAAAAGAGATAACAAACAAACAACTCCAAGAGTATGGGCACACCGACAAACCACTTTTGGTTGTCTTTGGAGCGCCAGATCGAGGATTGTATGACATTCTGGGCAAAAAAATAAACCAAGTTCCAAACGCCAAGGTCTTCAACTTTTTCCCAAACCAAGCAACTGATACCGTTCGAATGGAAGAATCCCTACTTGGAATTCTCTCTGTTCTAAATATGGCACACGCGGGTTGA
- the psmA gene encoding archaeal proteasome endopeptidase complex subunit alpha yields MLPSQQGYDRAITIFSPDGRLYQVEYAIETVRRGAIAVGIKSKDGVVMAVEEKPRKLQISESAHKIFQIDEHIGFAAAGYIPDARSQADNARFFSQSNRIIYDESVDVETVAKHLADQCQQYTQFGGARPFGVALIIGGVDSSGNSLYLTDPSGTYIAYDAVSIGAGSEQANDFLEKNFKHDLSLDDASALATACIYMASDQKEGTDHIKMSVIKTSTKQFEKVTPEQIANYAKLGKQKFPIPSS; encoded by the coding sequence TTGCTTCCTTCTCAACAAGGCTATGATAGAGCTATTACAATATTTTCCCCGGATGGCAGACTGTATCAAGTAGAATATGCAATTGAAACAGTACGACGTGGAGCAATTGCAGTTGGTATCAAAAGCAAAGATGGTGTGGTAATGGCAGTAGAAGAAAAACCACGCAAATTACAAATTTCAGAATCAGCCCATAAAATATTTCAAATTGATGAACACATTGGATTTGCAGCTGCGGGCTACATTCCAGATGCAAGGAGTCAGGCAGACAATGCAAGATTCTTCTCACAAAGCAACAGAATCATCTACGATGAATCAGTAGATGTTGAAACCGTAGCAAAACATCTTGCAGATCAGTGTCAACAATATACTCAGTTTGGTGGCGCAAGACCATTTGGTGTTGCACTAATTATCGGCGGAGTTGACTCTAGCGGAAATTCACTATATCTAACTGATCCAAGCGGAACCTACATTGCATATGATGCAGTATCAATTGGTGCAGGCTCTGAGCAGGCAAATGACTTTTTGGAAAAAAACTTCAAACATGACTTGTCGCTTGATGATGCATCCGCACTGGCAACTGCCTGTATTTACATGGCAAGTGACCAAAAGGAAGGAACTGATCACATCAAAATGTCAGTCATCAAAACATCAACAAAACAATTTGAAAAAGTAACACCGGAGCAGATTGCAAACTATGCAAAGCTCGGAAAACAAAAATTCCCAATCCCAAGTTCGTAG
- a CDS encoding DUF371 domain-containing protein, whose product MRFEIPFSGHANVRANHTRTIEITTEPDLTLQGDCIIGVGAEFGCKKIPDDLKEKLRRSDAQVTITILVNDEKFEIVGKGHEELKLENPHDIVIRKSNFLCPRTLAIRCDKASDDMPREMMKKLQDPKTKGLFVIEVT is encoded by the coding sequence GTGCGATTTGAGATTCCATTTTCTGGCCATGCAAATGTGCGAGCAAATCATACTCGAACAATAGAGATCACAACCGAGCCTGATCTAACCTTACAAGGCGATTGCATAATCGGAGTTGGTGCAGAATTTGGTTGCAAAAAAATCCCAGACGATCTAAAAGAAAAACTTCGTCGATCGGATGCACAAGTAACGATCACCATACTTGTCAATGACGAAAAATTTGAGATTGTGGGAAAAGGCCACGAGGAGTTAAAGCTGGAAAACCCTCACGACATTGTAATTAGAAAGAGCAATTTTTTGTGTCCAAGAACACTTGCGATCAGATGTGACAAGGCATCTGATGATATGCCCCGAGAAATGATGAAAAAACTACAAGATCCAAAAACAAAAGGATTGTTTGTAATAGAAGTTACTTGA
- a CDS encoding ArsR/SmtB family transcription factor — translation MSTLLEKPIKVNRVVTISVEHARALEDPARAKIVEMLYHKRLTTEQIGKELQKNGHNKAITTIRHHLDILKEAGLIEIVKIEEVRGAVAKFYGTSIKLISNQSSKDFDSKYSSMIKTTSVKIEKILEGIAKKPGLQKKSESSYNEFVMTEIVNRAMASVLENKDFTVGQKKVK, via the coding sequence ATGTCAACATTACTAGAAAAACCAATCAAGGTCAACCGAGTCGTAACAATATCTGTTGAACACGCCAGGGCACTTGAAGACCCAGCAAGGGCAAAAATTGTAGAGATGTTATATCACAAACGACTCACTACTGAGCAAATAGGAAAAGAACTCCAAAAAAATGGACACAACAAAGCAATCACAACAATCCGACATCATTTGGATATTCTAAAAGAAGCAGGCCTAATTGAAATCGTCAAAATTGAAGAAGTACGTGGCGCCGTTGCAAAATTCTATGGCACCTCGATTAAGCTGATATCAAACCAATCCTCAAAGGATTTTGATTCAAAGTATTCTTCGATGATAAAAACCACATCCGTCAAAATCGAAAAGATTTTGGAAGGAATTGCAAAAAAACCAGGACTGCAGAAAAAATCAGAATCGTCCTACAATGAATTTGTCATGACAGAAATTGTAAATCGCGCAATGGCAAGCGTTCTGGAAAACAAAGATTTTACTGTCGGACAAAAAAAGGTCAAGTAA
- the purC gene encoding phosphoribosylaminoimidazolesuccinocarboxamide synthase, with translation MKFIGSGKVKDVYDMGDGTLLFKFSDRVSAYDVKFHDPIPYKGEVLTKFAEFWFNKLPVKNHFVKSISKNEIIVKKMKMIPVECVVRGYFYGSLISRWKAGQVAIPEGSKTETAAKLPRPIFDPTTKSEHDEPIDKQNAIQRNLVTENEYQFLESKSLEIYNQMYKIADNAGFILADLKLEFGKLDGVITLGDSIGPDEYRMWPKETYVVGRIQESYDKQILRDWLTANGYQKQFEDTRAQGKEPIAPSVPPEIIQKMSSRYVDSYNLITGSKL, from the coding sequence TTGAAGTTCATTGGTTCTGGTAAGGTAAAAGATGTCTATGATATGGGGGATGGAACACTTCTTTTCAAGTTCAGCGATAGAGTGTCTGCATATGATGTCAAATTTCATGATCCAATTCCATACAAAGGTGAAGTTTTAACAAAGTTTGCAGAATTCTGGTTTAACAAATTACCAGTCAAAAACCATTTTGTAAAGTCTATCTCAAAAAACGAGATCATTGTTAAAAAAATGAAAATGATTCCAGTCGAATGCGTGGTTAGAGGTTATTTCTATGGTAGTCTGATCTCGCGATGGAAGGCAGGTCAAGTAGCCATCCCAGAGGGAAGCAAAACCGAGACTGCAGCAAAACTACCCAGGCCAATCTTTGATCCTACGACAAAATCCGAACATGATGAACCAATCGATAAGCAAAATGCCATTCAGCGTAATCTGGTAACAGAAAATGAATATCAATTCCTTGAATCCAAATCGTTGGAAATCTACAATCAAATGTACAAAATTGCAGATAATGCAGGATTCATCTTGGCTGATCTAAAGCTAGAGTTTGGCAAGCTTGATGGCGTCATAACCCTTGGAGACTCAATAGGACCCGACGAATACAGAATGTGGCCAAAGGAAACCTATGTTGTAGGCAGAATACAAGAATCATACGACAAACAAATCTTGCGAGACTGGCTTACTGCAAATGGATATCAAAAACAGTTTGAAGATACAAGAGCACAAGGAAAAGAACCAATCGCACCATCAGTCCCACCTGAAATAATCCAAAAGATGTCGAGCCGATATGTTGATTCCTATAATTTAATCACTGGCAGCAAGCTCTAG
- a CDS encoding PQQ-dependent sugar dehydrogenase, whose protein sequence is MKAVVLVLLISISFLPSFASHTSDGESDGPQLYDQSLIVERFVKEGIPNSPTTMTFVGNDILVLERYTGLVRLVKDGQLQPWPVLDVSVAKDGERGMLGITAIGNTVYLYFTAANVDAGQAIENRIYKYTWNGDKLVDPVLLKTLPSDNFYHNGGAMTNHNGQVYAVIGDNGNYGILQNRPHEWKNDTSVILRVDPPGSYYGIGIRNSFGLAVDPVTGNLWDTENGPDEYDEINLVPENFNSGWIEIMGPANNQTKVDALPKYKDFVYSDPEFSWQKPVAPTGIEFGTEQLGHPDKIFVSDCNTGSLYWFTLNPQRDGLVFNSSELEDMVLNIDESNAEIVFGTGFGCATDIERGPDGFLYIVSLSDGAIYRLMPAALTESPETKPAEELPIQYIAIAIGAIAAIIAGFVIKRKKTSLPNQG, encoded by the coding sequence ATGAAAGCAGTTGTTCTTGTTTTGCTTATTTCCATCTCATTTTTGCCCTCATTTGCAAGCCACACCTCAGATGGGGAATCAGACGGACCTCAACTGTATGATCAAAGCCTGATTGTGGAGCGATTCGTCAAGGAAGGAATACCAAACAGCCCCACAACAATGACATTTGTTGGGAATGATATTCTGGTTTTGGAGAGATATACAGGTTTGGTAAGATTGGTCAAAGACGGACAACTACAACCATGGCCTGTCCTGGATGTGTCGGTTGCAAAAGACGGAGAGCGTGGAATGCTTGGGATCACAGCAATTGGAAATACTGTGTATCTTTACTTTACAGCTGCCAATGTGGACGCAGGGCAAGCAATTGAGAATCGCATCTACAAGTACACTTGGAATGGCGATAAACTGGTTGATCCTGTTTTGCTAAAGACTCTACCAAGTGACAATTTCTATCACAATGGAGGCGCCATGACAAATCACAATGGCCAAGTATATGCCGTAATTGGTGATAATGGAAACTATGGCATACTGCAAAATAGGCCGCATGAATGGAAAAACGATACCAGTGTTATTTTGAGAGTTGATCCTCCAGGATCTTACTATGGGATTGGAATTAGAAACAGCTTTGGATTAGCAGTAGACCCAGTCACCGGCAATCTTTGGGATACTGAAAATGGTCCGGATGAATACGATGAGATCAATTTAGTGCCGGAAAATTTCAACAGCGGATGGATTGAGATCATGGGGCCTGCAAATAACCAGACCAAAGTTGATGCCCTTCCAAAATACAAAGATTTTGTTTATTCTGATCCAGAATTCAGTTGGCAAAAACCAGTTGCTCCAACAGGAATTGAATTTGGTACAGAACAACTAGGACATCCAGATAAAATATTTGTGAGCGATTGCAATACAGGTAGCCTTTATTGGTTTACGCTAAATCCACAAAGAGACGGACTAGTGTTCAACTCTTCAGAACTAGAAGACATGGTGTTAAACATTGATGAGTCAAACGCCGAGATTGTGTTTGGCACGGGATTTGGCTGTGCAACAGACATTGAGCGTGGCCCAGACGGATTTTTGTATATTGTATCGCTATCAGATGGTGCAATCTACAGACTAATGCCTGCGGCCTTGACAGAAAGCCCAGAAACAAAACCAGCCGAAGAACTTCCAATACAATACATTGCGATTGCAATAGGTGCCATTGCCGCAATAATAGCAGGATTTGTAATAAAGCGCAAAAAGACTAGTCTGCCAAATCAGGGCTAG